From a single Phalacrocorax aristotelis chromosome 1, bGulAri2.1, whole genome shotgun sequence genomic region:
- the LOC142055481 gene encoding endosome-associated-trafficking regulator 1-like has translation MSRLLGIPGTMERACPESQGLEDDDDGDDDNDDEFSYPWHFTHPLPQCKSHDSSGDSQVEDLGEPILLSLNSRHSYMVKDEGVKNRIYAKMLAKHALELEEEAQELQEPFNKDMKMPGSLSEEDHSWTRTCHLPVHQRLHVSQAASTAPCNPYDPFQSSTGKHLGMDVFAKWAHTSDPYLGYPECTKRAEPHMLHEEAIGDRELPSLQLTYDVLREENAMLRRVVRSMQSSLESQACTVRRLERQLKTSLAKERKAQELQSFLQRTEWSLQLMTQRALEAESNMEKLKQEIFILRGELESSKVENKNLRAGQATSLGAVKHNIDFALQNLRKIITGANWSIRQLTSGAESLHFVAEVLRSTGKISNAEAEKEL, from the coding sequence ATGTCACGGCTGCTTGGCATCCCAGGGACAATGGAGAGGGCCTGCCCAGAATCTCAAGGCttggaagatgatgatgatggtgatgatgacAATGATGACGAATTCAGCTACCCCTGGCACTTCACACATCCTCTGCCCCAGTGCAAGAGCCATGACAGCTCAGGTGACAGTCAGGTGGAGGATCTGGGGGAACCCATCCTATTGTCCCTAAATTCCAGGCACTCTTACATGGTGAAAGACGAAGGAGTGAAAAATAGGATATATGCCAAGATGTTGGCCAAGCATGCACTGGAGCTTGAGGAGGAAGCTCAGGAGTTACAGGAACCTTTTAACAAAGACATGAAAATGCCTGGCAGCTTGTCTGAAGAAGACCACAGCTGGACCAGAACCTGTCACCTTCCTGTGCATCAAAGGTTGCATGTGTCCCAAGCCGCCAGTACAGCACCGTGCAACCCCTATGACCCTTTCCAGTCTAGCACGGGCAAGCACTTGGGGATGGATGTGTTTGCCAAATGGGCCCACACCAGTGACCCTTATCTGGGGTACCCAGAGTGCACCAAGAGAGCAGAGCCCCACATGCTGCACGAGGAGGCCATCGGGGACAGGGAGTTGCCGTCCCTGCAGCTGACCTACGATGTGCTGAGGGAGGAGAATGCCATGCTCAGGAGGGTAGTCAGGAGCATGCAGAGCTCCTTGGAGAGCCAGGCATGCACGGTGCGGAGGCTGGAGAGGCAGCTGAAGACCAGCCTGGCCAAAGAGAGGAAAGCCCAAGAGCTACAGTCCTTTCTCCAGCGGACTGAGTGGAGTCTCCAGCTAATGACCCAGCGGGCTCTGGAGGCAGAAAGCAACATGGAGAAGCTGAAACAGGAGATCTTTATTCTCCGGGGGGAGCTGGAGAGCTCCAAGGTGGAGAACAAAAACCTGAGAGCAGGCCAAGCAACCAGCCTGGGTGCTGTGAAGCACAACATAGATTTTGCCTTGCAGAACCTCCGCAAGATAATAACGGGTGCAAACTGGTCCATCAGACAGCTCACCTCTGGAGCAGAGTCACTGCATTTTGTTGCTGAGGTTCTTAGATCTACCGGCAAAATTTCCAatgctgaagcagaaaaagagctATGA